In Phragmites australis chromosome 17, lpPhrAust1.1, whole genome shotgun sequence, the following are encoded in one genomic region:
- the LOC133897233 gene encoding succinate dehydrogenase subunit 7, mitochondrial-like: MAPQPAFLSTLRSSLRSPLPPSHPRLQPSRGYHVELGAREKALLEEDSALKRFKSYKNSVKQVSKIGNVLTLAVVVACSYEIAVLATSTK; encoded by the exons ATGGCCCCCCAGCCCGCCTTCCTCTCCACCCTCCGCTCCAGCCTCCGCTCTCCGCTGCCGCCTTCGCACCCGCGCCTCCAGCCCAGCCGCGGCTACCACGTCGAGCTCGGCGCTCGCGAGAAAGCG CTTTTGGAGGAGGATTCTGCTTTAAAAAGGTTCAAGTCGTACAAGAACAGTGTGAAACAGGTCTCGAAGATTGGGAATGTTCTCACTCTCGCTGTTGTTGTTG CCTGCAGCTATGAGATCGCTGTATTGGCCACAAGCACAAAATGA
- the LOC133896688 gene encoding mitogen-activated protein kinase kinase kinase NPK1-like, with protein MRRDDAGGGGTGFHDLFDSVRRSISFRAAAAEHPAGPFGAGAGGGIGVRISSCLRKSRGMGLLGLISKSPSPPRRILPPTSDESGGSVRGGGGGGGGEENPPIRWRKGELIGCGAFGQVYLGMNLDSGELLAVKQVLIGSSNATREKAQAHIQELEEEVKLLKNLSHPNIVRYLGTVREEDTLNILLEFVPGGSIQSLLGKLGSFPEPVIRKYTKQILQGLEYLHSNAIIHRDIKGANILVDNKGCIKLADFGASKQVAKLATVTAAKTMKGTPYWMAPEVIVGSGHSFSADIWSVGCTVIEMATGKPPWSQHYQEVALLFHVGTTKAHPPIPEHLSPEAKDFLLKCLQKEPQLRSTASDLLKHPFVTGESDNLQPLNRSAHKETSVNDIPAHDMPNGLGLNHSSNWSTINSNRPSKIKPLWEGGCDDDDMCEFADKDDYPAVGSSYNPMSEPFDNWENKFDIGPEQNSHQSTEFGGLAKHAESSITENDFTFPCEGSCEDDDVLTESKIKAFLEEKALDLKKLQTPLYEEFYNTVNAGSSQGADQTSKGKFTNSPKLPPRGKSPPSKIRGGASPTCDNMNNTSPESCSEQFSKRSVESSRILREIASPQLNEFGDKSHPDIPDSPSISFAERQRKWKEELDQELERERVMRLAGCGKTPSPNRGPNVKRERHAAQ; from the exons ATGCGACGGGAcgacgccggcggcggaggCACCGGGTTCCACGATCTGTTCGACTCCGTTCGCCGATCCATCTccttccgcgccgccgccgcggagcaTCCAGCAGGCCCCTTCGGCGCGGGGGCCGGGGGCGGGATCGGCGTGCGGATCAGCTCCTGCCTCCGGAAGTCCCGGGGGATGGGGCTGCTTGGGCTCATCTCCAAGAGCCCCTCCCCGCCGCGCCGCATTCTGCCGCCGACATCCGACGAGTCTGGCGGCAGCGTACGAGGGGgtgggggcggcggcggaggagaggaGAACCCGCCGATCCGGTGGCGGAAGGGGGAGCTTATCGGGTGCGGCGCGTTCGGGCAGGTCTACCTCGGGATGAACCTGGACTCCGGCGAGCTCCTCGCCGTCAAGCAG GTTTTGATCGGGAGTAGCAACGCGACACGGGAGAAAGCCCAG GCACATATTCAAGAGCTCGAAGAAGAAGTGAAGCTGCTCAAGAACCTGTCGCACCCCAACATTGTT AGGTATCTTGGGACTGTTCGGGAGGAAGATACGCTAAATATTTTGCTGGAATTTGTCCCTGGAGGGTCCATTCAGTCACTTTTGGGGAAGCTCGGTTCATTCCCAGAGCCT GTCATTAGGAAATACACTAAACAAATTTTGCAAGGATTGGAGTATCTGCATAGCAATGCAATAATACATCGAGACATAAAG gGTGCAAACATTCTTGTTGATAACAAAGGGTGCATCAAACTTGCAGATTTTGGGGCTTCTAAGCAAGTGGCAAAGTTG GCTACAGTGACAGCCGCTAAAACAATGAAAGGAACACCATATTGGATGGCACCCGAAGTCATTGTTGGGAGTGGACATAGCTT CTCTGCGGATATATGGAGTGTAGGGTGCACAGTCATTGAAATGGCAACTGGTAAACCACCATGGAGTCAGCATTATCAAGAG GTTGCTCTTCTATTTCATGTTGGAACCACAAAGGCACACCCACCTATACCTGAACATCTCTCGCCAGAGGCCAAAGATTTTCTGCTGAAATGCCTGCAGAA gGAGCCACAGCTGAGGTCTACTGCATCAGATTTATTAAAG CATCCATTTGTTACAGGAGAATCGGACAACCTGCAGCCACTCAATCGCTCTGCACACAAG GAAACTTCCGTTAATGATATTCCTGCACATGATATGCCAAATGGCTT GGGTTTGAATCATTCTTCCAACTGGTCGACTATTAACTCCAATAGACCATCAAAAATCAAGCCCTTATGGGAGGGTGgctgtgatgatgatgacatgtgTGAGTTTGCTGACAAGGATGACTATCCAGCAGTTGGATCT AGCTATAATCCTATGTCTGAACCATTTGATAACTGGGAAAACAAGTTTGACATAGGCCCGGAGCAAAATTCTCATCAATCAACGGAATTTGGTGGATTAGCCAAACATGCTGAAAGCAGCATAACTGAGAATGATTTTACTTTCCCTTGCGAGGGAAGTTGTGAAGATGACGATGTACTTACAGAGTCAAAAATAAAGGCATTTCTTGAGGAGAAG GCCCTTGACCTGAAAAAGCTACAAACACCTTTATATGAGGAGTTCTACAACACAGTGAATGCAGGGAGTTCTCAGGGAGCTGATCAAACTTCCAAGGGAAAATTTACAAATAGTCCAAAATTGCCCCCTCGAGGAAAGTCACCTCCAAGTAAGATAAGAGGAGGCGCATCACCAACATGTGATAATATGAATAATACAAGTCCCGAAAGCTGCAGCGAGCAATTCTCAAAAAGAAGTGTGGAGAGCAGCCGGATTTTGAGAGAAATAGCCTCTCCTCAACTCAATGAGTTTGGGGATAAAAGCCATCCTGATATCCCAGATAGCCCAAG CATCAGCTTCGCCGAGAGGCAGAGGAAGTGGAAAGAAGAGTTGGACCAGGAGCTTGAAAGGGAAAGAG TGATGAGATTAGCTGGCTGTGGTAAAACACCATCTCCAAATAGAGGCCCCAATGTGAAACGAGAGCGCCATGCTGCCCAATGA